One Bos indicus isolate NIAB-ARS_2022 breed Sahiwal x Tharparkar chromosome 10, NIAB-ARS_B.indTharparkar_mat_pri_1.0, whole genome shotgun sequence DNA window includes the following coding sequences:
- the LOC109564205 gene encoding olfactory receptor 6E1-like: MQHTADWAFPAEARGATGNHTTVTEFILLGLSEACELQMLLFLGLLLTYLLTLLGNLLIVVLTLMDRRLHTPMYYFLRNFAVLEIWFTSVIFPKMLTNILTGNRTISLEGCFLQCFLYFFLGTTEFFLLAVMSFDRYVAICNPLRYVTIMSKRVCVQLVLSSWVTGFFIIIIPTFLTFQQPFCGPNIIDHFFCDSFPLLELVCADTSLIELLGFILANVSLLGTLSMMAACYGHILHTILRLPAAKERWKAFSTCSSHITVVSLFYGSCIFMYVRSGKSGQGEDRNKVVALLNTVVTPVFNPFIYTLRNKPVKQVFYKQINKLLS; the protein is encoded by the coding sequence ATGCAGCACACCGCTGATTGGGCATTCCCAGCAGAGGCCAGAGGAGCCACGGGGAACCACACCACTGTCACCGAGTTCATCCTGCTGGGGCTCTCAGAGGCCTGTGAGCTGCAGATGCTCCTCTTCCTGGGGCTCCTCCTGACCTACCTGCTCACTCTACTGGGGAACCTCCTCATCGTGGTCCTCACCCTCATGGACAGGCGCCTCCACACGCCCATGTACTACTTCCTCCGCAACTTTGCCGTCCTAGAGATCTGGTTCACCTCGGTCATCTTCCCCAAGATGCTGACCAACATCCTGACTGGAAACAGGACCATCTCCCTGGAAGGCTGTTTCCTACagtgtttcctctatttcttcctggGCACCACAGAGTTCTTCCTACTGGCAGTGATGTCCTTTGACAGGTATGTGGCCATATGTAACCCCTTGCGTTATGTCACCATCATGAGCAAAAGGGTCTGTGTCCAGTTAGTTCTTTCTTCATGGGTCACaggattctttatcatcatcattcCAACTTTCCTCACATTTCAGCAGCCATTCTGTGGTCCCAATATCATTGATCATTTCTTCTGTGACAGCTTTCCACTCCTGGAACTCGTATGTGCAGACACAAGTCTGATCGAGCTTCTAGGTTTCATCCTGGCCAACGTCAGCCTCCTGGGCACTCTGTCCATGATGGCTGCCTGCTATGGCCACATCCTCCACACCATCCTGCGCCTCCCCGCAGCCAAGGAGAGGTGGAAAGCCTTCTCAACCTGTTCCTCCCACATCACTGTTGTCTCTCTCTTCTATGGCAGCTGCATCTTCATGTATGTCCGGTCAGGCAAGAGCGGCCAGGGGGAGGACAGGAACAAGGTGGTGGCCTTGCTCAACACCGTGGTGACCCCAGTGTTCAATCCCTTCATCTACACCCTGAGGAACAAACCAGTGAAGCAGGTGTTTTACAAGCAAATTAACAAGCTCCTCTCATAA